From Streptomyces sp. TLI_105, the proteins below share one genomic window:
- a CDS encoding long-chain fatty acid--CoA ligase — protein MANLAGFLVETAGRQPERPALRLGEQVITYAELDERSARAAALLRSEGVRPGDRVALMLPNVPEFVVLYYGVLRAGAVVVPMNPLLKTRETEFHLADSGAVRLFEWHRAPGEGARGAAAAGVRHTAVEPTAFAATLALHEPLPEVADTDDEDMAVLLYTSGTTGRPKGAVLSHAGLRHNTEVNSVHIQRMTPEDVVVGCLPLFHIFGQVCTMSAAVRSGASLVMIPRFDPGAVLDAIARERATVFEGVPTMYAALLQHPSEADVSTLRMCISGGASLPVEILHGFERRFGCPVLEGFGMSETSPVVTFNHPDRPRKAGSIGTPIRDVEVRLLDDKGQDVAPGGIGELAVRGPNVMKGYWNRPEETEAAVPDGWLRTGDLARADEDGYLYIVDRKKDMIIRGGYNVYPREIEEVLHEHPAVALAAVVGIPHAELGEEVAAAIVLRPGAQVLPDELREYVKERVAAYKYPRRVWLVDALPLGPSGKILKREITVPAG, from the coding sequence ATGGCCAATCTGGCAGGGTTCCTCGTGGAGACGGCGGGGCGACAGCCCGAGCGCCCGGCGCTGCGCCTGGGGGAGCAGGTCATCACCTACGCGGAACTGGACGAGCGCAGCGCCCGCGCCGCCGCCCTCCTGAGGTCCGAGGGAGTACGGCCCGGGGACCGCGTCGCCCTGATGCTGCCGAACGTTCCCGAGTTCGTCGTGCTGTACTACGGCGTCCTGCGCGCCGGAGCGGTCGTCGTACCGATGAACCCGCTCCTGAAGACCCGGGAGACGGAGTTCCACCTCGCCGACTCCGGCGCCGTGCGGCTCTTCGAGTGGCACCGGGCGCCGGGCGAGGGCGCGCGGGGAGCGGCCGCCGCGGGAGTACGGCACACGGCCGTCGAACCCACGGCCTTCGCCGCGACGCTGGCCCTGCACGAGCCGCTGCCCGAGGTCGCCGACACGGACGACGAGGACATGGCCGTCCTGCTGTACACCTCCGGCACCACCGGCCGCCCCAAGGGCGCCGTGCTCTCCCACGCCGGGCTCCGGCACAACACCGAGGTCAACAGCGTCCACATCCAGCGGATGACGCCGGAGGACGTGGTGGTCGGCTGTCTGCCGCTGTTCCACATCTTCGGGCAGGTCTGCACCATGAGCGCGGCCGTCCGCAGCGGCGCCTCCCTCGTCATGATCCCGCGCTTCGACCCGGGGGCCGTCCTGGACGCCATCGCCCGCGAACGGGCCACCGTCTTCGAGGGCGTGCCGACCATGTACGCGGCGCTGCTCCAGCACCCGTCCGAGGCGGACGTGTCGACGCTGCGGATGTGCATCTCCGGCGGCGCCTCGCTGCCGGTGGAGATCCTGCACGGCTTCGAGCGACGGTTCGGGTGTCCCGTCCTCGAGGGCTTCGGCATGTCCGAGACCAGCCCCGTGGTCACCTTCAACCACCCCGACCGGCCGCGCAAGGCCGGCTCCATCGGCACCCCCATCCGGGACGTCGAGGTGCGGCTGCTCGACGACAAGGGCCAGGACGTGGCCCCCGGCGGGATCGGCGAACTGGCCGTCCGGGGCCCCAACGTGATGAAGGGGTACTGGAACCGCCCGGAGGAGACGGAGGCCGCCGTCCCCGACGGCTGGCTGCGCACCGGTGACCTCGCCCGCGCCGACGAGGACGGCTACCTGTACATCGTCGACCGCAAGAAGGACATGATCATCCGCGGCGGTTACAACGTCTACCCGCGCGAGATCGAGGAGGTGCTCCACGAGCACCCGGCCGTCGCCCTCGCCGCCGTGGTCGGCATCCCGCATGCCGAACTGGGCGAGGAGGTCGCGGCCGCGATCGTGCTCCGCCCCGGCGCGCAGGTCCTCCCCGACGAGCTGCGGGAGTACGTCAAGGAGCGCGTGGCGGCCTACAAGTACCCGCGCCGGGTGTGGCTGGTGGACGCGCTGCCGCTGGGACCGAGCGGCAAGATCCTCAAGCGGGAGATCACCGTACCCGCGGGGTGA
- a CDS encoding tautomerase family protein, with product MPLWTVHHTPGIFSAEEKHRLASTIADHYEKVGLPRFYVVTLFHETRPEDFYVGGEPTPVGVRITIDHIARRNPDEDSRRRTARWIREMLHPHLERHADLHWEFHVDETSEELWMINGLVPPPGGSDAERHWARQNAATPY from the coding sequence ATGCCCCTGTGGACCGTTCACCACACCCCCGGGATCTTCTCCGCCGAGGAGAAGCACCGGCTCGCCTCGACCATCGCGGACCATTACGAGAAGGTCGGGCTGCCCCGCTTCTACGTGGTCACCCTGTTCCACGAGACCCGTCCCGAGGACTTCTACGTCGGCGGGGAGCCGACCCCGGTCGGGGTCCGCATCACCATCGACCACATCGCCCGGCGCAACCCCGACGAGGACAGCAGGCGCAGGACCGCCCGCTGGATCAGGGAGATGCTGCACCCCCACCTGGAACGGCACGCCGACCTCCACTGGGAGTTCCACGTCGACGAGACCAGCGAGGAGCTCTGGATGATCAACGGGCTCGTGCCGCCGCCGGGCGGCTCGGACGCCGAACGGCACTGGGCCCGGCAGAACGCGGCGACGCCCTACTGA
- a CDS encoding SDR family oxidoreductase has product MVAVAGKVVVVTGGRRGLGAALVDEVLARGADKVYSTARSAYVDERPRVVTVPLEVRSAESVAALAEIAADAEIVFNNAGVLHPAPLLTGDVEQAAETFDVNVLGPLRVARAFAPVLAANRGGALVNMHSVLSWLAGAGAYGASKAAAWSLTNSLRLELAPQHTHVVGVHAGFIDTDMVAAIDRSKAKPADVAARIVDGLEAGDVEVLADDVSVTVKSALSGPVEHLTIPSAG; this is encoded by the coding sequence GTGGTTGCGGTGGCGGGCAAGGTGGTCGTGGTGACGGGCGGACGGCGAGGGCTGGGAGCCGCGCTGGTGGACGAGGTGCTGGCACGCGGGGCGGACAAGGTGTACTCCACCGCCCGCTCGGCGTACGTCGACGAGCGCCCCCGGGTGGTGACCGTCCCGCTCGAGGTCCGCTCGGCCGAGTCGGTCGCCGCCCTCGCCGAGATCGCCGCGGACGCCGAGATCGTGTTCAACAACGCCGGGGTCCTGCATCCCGCCCCCCTGCTCACGGGCGACGTCGAGCAGGCGGCCGAGACCTTCGACGTCAACGTCCTCGGCCCGCTGCGGGTGGCGCGGGCGTTCGCGCCGGTCCTCGCCGCGAACCGCGGCGGAGCGCTGGTGAACATGCACTCCGTACTGTCGTGGCTGGCGGGCGCCGGAGCGTACGGCGCCTCCAAGGCGGCGGCGTGGTCCCTCACGAACTCGCTCCGGCTCGAACTCGCGCCGCAGCACACGCACGTCGTCGGCGTCCACGCCGGCTTCATCGACACGGACATGGTCGCCGCCATCGACCGGAGCAAGGCGAAGCCCGCCGACGTGGCCGCGCGGATCGTCGACGGCTTGGAGGCCGGGGACGTGGAGGTGCTCGCCGACGACGTCAGCGTCACCGTCAAGTCCGCGCTGTCCGGACCCGTGGAACACCTGACGATCCCGTCCGCCGGCTGA